In Drosophila santomea strain STO CAGO 1482 chromosome 3L, Prin_Dsan_1.1, whole genome shotgun sequence, a single window of DNA contains:
- the LOC120450177 gene encoding uncharacterized protein LOC120450177 isoform X2, with the protein MQSLDSSCQEADFIINDTLKKLKGSSNADHVQGLAVHAHGSGVHQTQFVQYGTSGASPQLQPQQSYHQLHPTLQQQQFASSSSKSYLETSLLQAIPQIPAQPPICIFDDDESPTEGTGGSLGSLLTEPTSATPSGLPTAIAPSPSSCSSSTTTLSNFNSITSPSPVVPDLLLSTPPGVNSSLSNSSTGAASVSSKKSEKRPPSANSTASGGGHHLHHHHLHQTHNHHVLASPTSSPSKRQKSNSSSKESSSSSRSSAIPAASVSTATSSSQSARAGAGAASSNTNSKPPSSVCQSANSKFFNLHEKIRDLYLHLLSNDLNYFAETGLKQRTRSFTLERLVDREKLNTIVVNLYPGNKGYSLALHYDEHMVLNPQTNEWSTTDKDESSGDAAGLGTGTGSHRSRPKPPAQEESQAKTEAGQAKHDFGLVEVLRWPYENDLLLQCIDREMLPEFLMDLLGAETVSLSDGEGTRVYAKPSVFYAGCVIAQIRDFRQTFATSTNICDMKHILLRPTNATLFAEVQQMGSQLPAEDKLALESQLVLATAEPLCLEPDPSIGRQAINAQHQRQLFNSHELRRQMKKFTQTAINRKRKLDQFTHHHGLELCDYLARLRQRPRTGSSSGGGNATPATAPSNNPLVGAMLSSFTSKVPRRPHEVIRPIRPPTLEYPANLKVPEHVISVEKYAKAFEPLNEFSEACKDGCQPNCRHNFQPQLVEEYILETEREASEGRRALYHIKLSIFQRPSDAEYLGELYVDRDYREGERNGESCRFALGTRVHANRYIQQFREIFTEEGRKAVKITHLIPGHVPIVTHTGLTNEQRILLQQQQQQQQQQQRQAQMQQQQQQQQQQQQVVVVANPQQQQQQQPQQQQQQPQQATQQLSATVHHVALPRQQITQKTLNLAGSNVINVQQNFRPQSTQQQQQQTYTIEAPQQQAAAQIVPQQQQQQQQQHIHLQQLATGSSNSSTTTHQVSLSNGSLVLVQQQQPQQQSQQLAQALQHSGITIQPATIQQQQQQQVKGTSVVGANSALRAQLNSNVPILQTQLKVQQQQIMQKQQQQQTTATSNNNNNNNNNNNMNNNTAIHPNPAINAIVNSIMNSANQYQQQQQQQQQQQHHQQSGNTPSNNNAAGSGGSTNNNGSSTSATTLKNSSNASILNLLNSAPAAMTSTPVASGTFTTSTGQQQPQTLTLVQHQQQATPNTADAATATYVQTTRGTPTLVSTQRKQQSSEVLQNLLNANRKIGGGGTTTTTFRTNSAGNLIAVNLNQAGQSHLQQAGDGSQTVRVSMSALASQLASPPAVMTNPTTSYTVISSGNSAAAAAAWIQSPTVPVQQRILSSLRRDSTTAPPNAIVVGMAAPSPGSDSNASNASGFAVPNNLASTSSGGGGGGALSALLTNAATPSPSGSDHSQSSQTHQNQALLERLSNVTSNVSAVSMPHMSPQHPQPTQQFITKTIVHSPATSSIHSPMSSPHPQPSASPQQQQQQQQQQTTATLNLQGINLSQLQGAMANFAGLQNVQVQIPGFTQPISLQFSGNSLQQQQSGTTATGAGTAQGQQRSVLVSVPVSSQQQQLPHTITLQTQSAPHHQQQHQQTQQQHAPPTGTIVSLPSSGPGTQTVVITNNAGGAVAAGSSTSGSAGGGGGSGATTAMLTLPIV; encoded by the exons ATGCAAAGCCTGGACTCCTCATGCCAAGAAGCCGAC TTTATTATAAATGACACGCTCAAAAAGTTAAAGGGTTCCAGCAACGCGGACCATGTCCAGGGCCTAGCGGTCCACGCCCACGGCTCGGGCGTCCACCAGACGCAGTTCGTCCAGTACGGCACGTCTGGTGCCTCGCCGCAGCTGCAGCCGCAGCAATCCTACCACCAGCTGCATCCCAcgctccagcagcagcagttcgcCTCCTCGAGCAGCAAATCGTACCTGGAGACCAGCCTGTTGCAGGCTATACCACAGATTCCTGCCCAGCCGCCCATTTGCATCTTCGATGACGACGAGTCCCCCACCGAGGGCACTGGCGGCTCACTGGGCAGTCTGCTCACGGAGCCGACCTCGGCCACGCCCAGCGGCCTGCCCACTGCAATCGCTCCGTCGCCCTCCTCGTGCTCATCCTCCACCACAACGCTGTCGAACTTCAACTCAATCACGTCGCCGTCGCCGGTGGTGCCCGATCTGCTGCTGTCGACGCCGCCGGGCGTTAACTCCAGCCTGAGCAATAGCTCAACGGGAGCGGCCAGTGTGTCCAGCAAGAAGTCCGAGAAGCGGCCACCCTCCGCCAACTCAACAGCCAGTGGCGGCGGCCACCACCTGCACCATCATCACCTCCACCAGACGCACAATCACCATGTCCTGGCATCGCCCACGTCGTCGCCCAGCAAGCGCCAGAAGTCCAATAGCAGTAGCAAGGAGAGCAGCTCCTCTAGTCGCAGCTCAGCTATACCCGCCGCATCAGTCTCCACGGCCACCTCGTCGTCGCAATCAGCGCGCGCTGGCGCCGGCGCTGCCTCCTCAAATACCAACAGCAAGCCACCTTCCTCCGTCTGCCAGTCGGCCAACAGCAAGTTCTTTAATCTGCACGAGAAAATAAGGGACCTGTACCTACATCTGCTGAGCAACGACCTAAACTACTTTGCCGAGACAGGG CTAAAACAGCGCACCCGATCCTTCACATTGGAGCGGTTGGTGGATCGGGAGAAGCTCAACACGATTGTGGTCAACTTGTATCCCGGCAACAAGGGATACTCGCTGGCTCTGCATTATGACGAGCACATGGTGCTAAATCCGCAAACAAACGAATGGTCCACCACGGACAAGGACGAGTCCTCGGGCGATGCTGCGGGATTGGGTACGGGAACGGGCAGTCATCGGAGTCGCCCCAAGCCGCCGGCCCAGGAAGAGAGTCAAGCCAAGACGGAGGCGGGTCAGGCCAAACACGATTTTGGACTCGTGGAGGTGCTTCGGTGGCCCTACGAGAACGATTTGCTGCTGCAATGCATCGATCGTGAAATGCTGCCGGAGTTTTTAATGGATCTACTCGGAGCGGAGACTGTCAGTTTGTCGGATGGAGAGGGAACACGGGTGTACGCCAAGCCGAGCGTCTTCTATGCCGGCTGCGTTATCGCCCAGATCCGCGACTTCCGCCAGACATTTGCCACCTCAACGAATATCTGTGATATGAAGCACATCCTGCTCAGGCCCACGAACGCCACCCTATTCGCGGAAGTGCAGCAAATGGGCAGCCAGTTGCCGGCGGAAGACAAGCTCGCCCTGGAGAGCCAGCTGGTGTTGGCCACGGCGGAGCCGCTGTGTCTGGAGCCGGATCCCAGCATAGGGAGGCAGGCCATCAACGCCCAGCATCAGCGTCAGCTCTTTAACTCCCACGAACTGCGACGCCAGATGAAGAAGTTCACCCAAACGGCCATCAACCGGAAGCGCAAGCTGGACCAATTCACCCACCATCACGGACTGGAATTGTGCGATTACCTGGCTCGTCTGCGCCAGCGACCGCGGACGGGAAGTAGCAGTGGTGGCGGCAATGCCACACCGGCCACGGCGCCCTCCAACAATCCGCTGGTGGGGGCCATGCTGTCGTCGTTCACATCGAAGGTTCCCCGGCGACCACACGAGGTCATACGGCCCATTCGTCCGCCCACACTGGAGTATCCCGCCAATCTCAAGGTGCCCGAGCACGTGATCAGCGTGGAAAAGTATGCCAAGGCCTTCGAGCCACTTAACGAATTCAGTGAGGCCTGCAAGGACGGATGTCAGCCCAACTGTCGTCACAACTTCCAACCGCAACTGGTCGAGGAATACATTCTTGAGACGGAGCGCGAGGCGAGTGAAGGCCGGCGGGCTCTATACCACATAAAGCTGTCCATCTTCCAGCGCCCTTCCGATGCTGAGTATCTTGGCGAGCTGTATGTGGACCGAGATTACCGGGAGGGCGAGCGCAACGGCGAGTCGTGCCGCTTTGCGTTGGGCACTCGGGTGCATGCCAATCGATACATTCAGCAGTTCCGCGAGATCTTCACCGAGGAGGGGCGTAAGGCGGTCAAAATCACGCATTTGATACCCGGGCATGTGCCAATTGTGACTCACACGGGATTGACGAATGAGCAGCGGATCCtcttgcagcagcagcagcagcaacaacagcagcagcagcgtcaAGCtcaaatgcaacagcaacaacagcaacaacagcagcaacagcaggtaGTTGTGGTCGCCAAtccgcaacagcaacagcaacagcaaccgcagcaacaacagcagcagccacaacaagCGACACAGCAGTTATCCGCCACAGTGCATCATGTGGCACTGCCGCGACAACAAATAACTCAAAAGACTCTCAATTTGGCTGGAAGTAATGTAATCAATGTACAGCAAAACTTCCGACCGCAAtcaacgcagcagcagcaacagcaaacataCACAATTGAGGCACCGCAGCAGCAAGCTGCAGCGCAGATTGTcccgcaacaacaacaacagcagcagcaacaacacatTCATCTTCAGCAGTTGGCCACCGGCAGCAGCAATTCCTCCACAACAACGCACCAAGTTAGCCTCAGCAATGGTTCCCTGGTCCttgtgcaacagcagcagcctcAGCAGCAGTCGCAACAGCTGGCCCAGGCCCTGCAACACTCGGGCATAACCATCCAGCCCGCCACCattcagcagcaacagcagcagcaggtgaaGGGCACTTCCGTGGTGGGGGCCAATTCCGCATTGCGTGCCCAGCTCAACTCAAATGTGCCAATTCTG CAAACGCAGCTgaaagtgcagcagcaacagattatgcagaagcaacagcaacaacagacaACTGCCACtagtaacaacaacaacaacaataataacaataacaatatgAACAACAATACGGCCATACATCCGAATCCTGCAATAAACGCCATAGTCAACAGCATCATGAACTCTGCCAACCAgtaccagcagcaacagcagcagcagcaacaacagcagcatcaccaGCAAT CGGGGAACACgccaagcaacaacaatgctgCAGGTTCCGGcggcagcaccaacaacaacggAAGCAGCACCAGTGCCACCACACTCAAGAACTCCAGCAACGCATCAATTTTGAACCTGCTCAACAGTGCTCCAGCTGCCATGACCAGCACACCCGTGGCCAGTGGAACGTTCACGACCTCCACCGGCCAGCAGCAACCGCAAACGCTGACGCTTGtgcagcaccaacaacaggCGACTCCGAACACCGCGGATGCGGCCACTGCTACCTATGTGCAGACCACCCGTGGAACACCCACGCTGGTGAGTACGCAGCGGAAACAGCAGTCCAGTGAAGTGTTGCAAAATCTGTTGAACGCCAATCGAAAGATTGGTGGTGGAGGCACCACCACGACAACTTTTCGAACAAACTCCGCGGGCAATTTGATAGCGGTCAACCTTAACCAAGCCGGGCAGTCGCACCTCCAACAGGCAGGCGACGGCAGTCAGACGGTGAGAGTGTCCATGTCGGCGCTCGCCTCGCAGTTGGCCTCTCCGCCCGCAGTCATGACAAACCCCACCACCAGCTACACAGTGATCTCGTCGGGCAACAGTGCcgcggcagctgcagcatgGATTCAGAGCCCAACGGTCCCAGTGCAGCAGCGCATACTGAGCTCCCTGAGAAGAGACAGCACCACAGCGCCGCCCAACGCAATTGTGGTGGGCATGGCGGCTCCATCTCCAGGTAGCGATTCGAACGCGTCCAATGCCAGCGGCTTTGCCGTGCCAAACAATCTGGCGTCCACATCAagtggtggcggtggtggtggagccCTGTCCGCCTTGCTGACCAACGCAGCTACACCCTCGCCATCGGGCTCGGATCACTCGCAGTCGTCGCAGACGCACCAAAACCAAGCTCTGCTGGAGCGCCTAAGCAATGTCACATCAAACGTATCCGCCGTTTCCATGCCACACATGTCGCCGCAACATCCGCAGCCAACGCAGCAGTTCATCACAAAAACCATCGTTCACTCGCCCGCCACATCTTCGATACACTCGCCCATGTCTAGTCCGCATCCGCAGCCCTCTGCctcgccgcagcagcaacaacagcagcagcagcaacagaccACCGCCACCCTGAACCTGCAGGGCATCAATCTGTCTCAGCTGCAGGGCGCCATGGCTAACTTTGCCGGCCTGCAGAATGTCCAGGTGCAAATACCCGGCTTCACACAGCCGATCTCGCTGCAGTTCTCCGGCAACAgtttgcagcagcagcagtcgggGACTACGGCTACGGGTGCGGGCACGGCGCAGGGCCAACAGCGAAGTGTCCTGGTCTCGGTTCCAGTCTCcagccagcaacagcaactgccaCACACCATAACGCTGCAGACTCAGTCGGCgccgcaccaccagcagcagcatcagcagactcagcagcagcatgccCCACCCACGGGCACCATTGTGAGCCTGCCCTCGTCGGGACCTGGCACTCAGACGGTGGTCATCACAAACAATGCCGGCGGAGCAGTGGCGGCGGGCAGCAGCACCAGTGGCAGTGCGGGCGGCGGTGGAGGATCAGGGGCCACCACGGCCATGCTGACGCTTCCCATTG TTTGA
- the LOC120450177 gene encoding uncharacterized protein LOC120450177 isoform X1, translating to MQSLDSSCQEADFIINDTLKKLKGSSNADHVQGLAVHAHGSGVHQTQFVQYGTSGASPQLQPQQSYHQLHPTLQQQQFASSSSKSYLETSLLQAIPQIPAQPPICIFDDDESPTEGTGGSLGSLLTEPTSATPSGLPTAIAPSPSSCSSSTTTLSNFNSITSPSPVVPDLLLSTPPGVNSSLSNSSTGAASVSSKKSEKRPPSANSTASGGGHHLHHHHLHQTHNHHVLASPTSSPSKRQKSNSSSKESSSSSRSSAIPAASVSTATSSSQSARAGAGAASSNTNSKPPSSVCQSANSKFFNLHEKIRDLYLHLLSNDLNYFAETGLKQRTRSFTLERLVDREKLNTIVVNLYPGNKGYSLALHYDEHMVLNPQTNEWSTTDKDESSGDAAGLGTGTGSHRSRPKPPAQEESQAKTEAGQAKHDFGLVEVLRWPYENDLLLQCIDREMLPEFLMDLLGAETVSLSDGEGTRVYAKPSVFYAGCVIAQIRDFRQTFATSTNICDMKHILLRPTNATLFAEVQQMGSQLPAEDKLALESQLVLATAEPLCLEPDPSIGRQAINAQHQRQLFNSHELRRQMKKFTQTAINRKRKLDQFTHHHGLELCDYLARLRQRPRTGSSSGGGNATPATAPSNNPLVGAMLSSFTSKVPRRPHEVIRPIRPPTLEYPANLKVPEHVISVEKYAKAFEPLNEFSEACKDGCQPNCRHNFQPQLVEEYILETEREASEGRRALYHIKLSIFQRPSDAEYLGELYVDRDYREGERNGESCRFALGTRVHANRYIQQFREIFTEEGRKAVKITHLIPGHVPIVTHTGLTNEQRILLQQQQQQQQQQQRQAQMQQQQQQQQQQQQVVVVANPQQQQQQQPQQQQQQPQQATQQLSATVHHVALPRQQITQKTLNLAGSNVINVQQNFRPQSTQQQQQQTYTIEAPQQQAAAQIVPQQQQQQQQQHIHLQQLATGSSNSSTTTHQVSLSNGSLVLVQQQQPQQQSQQLAQALQHSGITIQPATIQQQQQQQVKGTSVVGANSALRAQLNSNVPILQTQLKVQQQQIMQKQQQQQTTATSNNNNNNNNNNNMNNNTAIHPNPAINAIVNSIMNSANQYQQQQQQQQQQQHHQQSGNTPSNNNAAGSGGSTNNNGSSTSATTLKNSSNASILNLLNSAPAAMTSTPVASGTFTTSTGQQQPQTLTLVQHQQQATPNTADAATATYVQTTRGTPTLVSTQRKQQSSEVLQNLLNANRKIGGGGTTTTTFRTNSAGNLIAVNLNQAGQSHLQQAGDGSQTVRVSMSALASQLASPPAVMTNPTTSYTVISSGNSAAAAAAWIQSPTVPVQQRILSSLRRDSTTAPPNAIVVGMAAPSPGSDSNASNASGFAVPNNLASTSSGGGGGGALSALLTNAATPSPSGSDHSQSSQTHQNQALLERLSNVTSNVSAVSMPHMSPQHPQPTQQFITKTIVHSPATSSIHSPMSSPHPQPSASPQQQQQQQQQQTTATLNLQGINLSQLQGAMANFAGLQNVQVQIPGFTQPISLQFSGNSLQQQQSGTTATGAGTAQGQQRSVLVSVPVSSQQQQLPHTITLQTQSAPHHQQQHQQTQQQHAPPTGTIVSLPSSGPGTQTVVITNNAGGAVAAGSSTSGSAGGGGGSGATTAMLTLPIAQIVGAGVQKLNPQTIRTSNVGGGIGIAQQTVQQQTIQSQSGGNSTAAIQLLGTIQPRARNVQVVGTKQLANRQLITTQRQIGGSTLKIATTPVNAANVVTSSANLTTTPIVMSAQKLQLKTVKAPVQQQQQPQQQQQLQQQHRILNQQSTATVSSQTLPSPNQVQVAQQQQQQQLQHIQIAGRATTASGAISQRTLTALAAAKQQQQQQQAAVNRRRSTTDATK from the exons ATGCAAAGCCTGGACTCCTCATGCCAAGAAGCCGAC TTTATTATAAATGACACGCTCAAAAAGTTAAAGGGTTCCAGCAACGCGGACCATGTCCAGGGCCTAGCGGTCCACGCCCACGGCTCGGGCGTCCACCAGACGCAGTTCGTCCAGTACGGCACGTCTGGTGCCTCGCCGCAGCTGCAGCCGCAGCAATCCTACCACCAGCTGCATCCCAcgctccagcagcagcagttcgcCTCCTCGAGCAGCAAATCGTACCTGGAGACCAGCCTGTTGCAGGCTATACCACAGATTCCTGCCCAGCCGCCCATTTGCATCTTCGATGACGACGAGTCCCCCACCGAGGGCACTGGCGGCTCACTGGGCAGTCTGCTCACGGAGCCGACCTCGGCCACGCCCAGCGGCCTGCCCACTGCAATCGCTCCGTCGCCCTCCTCGTGCTCATCCTCCACCACAACGCTGTCGAACTTCAACTCAATCACGTCGCCGTCGCCGGTGGTGCCCGATCTGCTGCTGTCGACGCCGCCGGGCGTTAACTCCAGCCTGAGCAATAGCTCAACGGGAGCGGCCAGTGTGTCCAGCAAGAAGTCCGAGAAGCGGCCACCCTCCGCCAACTCAACAGCCAGTGGCGGCGGCCACCACCTGCACCATCATCACCTCCACCAGACGCACAATCACCATGTCCTGGCATCGCCCACGTCGTCGCCCAGCAAGCGCCAGAAGTCCAATAGCAGTAGCAAGGAGAGCAGCTCCTCTAGTCGCAGCTCAGCTATACCCGCCGCATCAGTCTCCACGGCCACCTCGTCGTCGCAATCAGCGCGCGCTGGCGCCGGCGCTGCCTCCTCAAATACCAACAGCAAGCCACCTTCCTCCGTCTGCCAGTCGGCCAACAGCAAGTTCTTTAATCTGCACGAGAAAATAAGGGACCTGTACCTACATCTGCTGAGCAACGACCTAAACTACTTTGCCGAGACAGGG CTAAAACAGCGCACCCGATCCTTCACATTGGAGCGGTTGGTGGATCGGGAGAAGCTCAACACGATTGTGGTCAACTTGTATCCCGGCAACAAGGGATACTCGCTGGCTCTGCATTATGACGAGCACATGGTGCTAAATCCGCAAACAAACGAATGGTCCACCACGGACAAGGACGAGTCCTCGGGCGATGCTGCGGGATTGGGTACGGGAACGGGCAGTCATCGGAGTCGCCCCAAGCCGCCGGCCCAGGAAGAGAGTCAAGCCAAGACGGAGGCGGGTCAGGCCAAACACGATTTTGGACTCGTGGAGGTGCTTCGGTGGCCCTACGAGAACGATTTGCTGCTGCAATGCATCGATCGTGAAATGCTGCCGGAGTTTTTAATGGATCTACTCGGAGCGGAGACTGTCAGTTTGTCGGATGGAGAGGGAACACGGGTGTACGCCAAGCCGAGCGTCTTCTATGCCGGCTGCGTTATCGCCCAGATCCGCGACTTCCGCCAGACATTTGCCACCTCAACGAATATCTGTGATATGAAGCACATCCTGCTCAGGCCCACGAACGCCACCCTATTCGCGGAAGTGCAGCAAATGGGCAGCCAGTTGCCGGCGGAAGACAAGCTCGCCCTGGAGAGCCAGCTGGTGTTGGCCACGGCGGAGCCGCTGTGTCTGGAGCCGGATCCCAGCATAGGGAGGCAGGCCATCAACGCCCAGCATCAGCGTCAGCTCTTTAACTCCCACGAACTGCGACGCCAGATGAAGAAGTTCACCCAAACGGCCATCAACCGGAAGCGCAAGCTGGACCAATTCACCCACCATCACGGACTGGAATTGTGCGATTACCTGGCTCGTCTGCGCCAGCGACCGCGGACGGGAAGTAGCAGTGGTGGCGGCAATGCCACACCGGCCACGGCGCCCTCCAACAATCCGCTGGTGGGGGCCATGCTGTCGTCGTTCACATCGAAGGTTCCCCGGCGACCACACGAGGTCATACGGCCCATTCGTCCGCCCACACTGGAGTATCCCGCCAATCTCAAGGTGCCCGAGCACGTGATCAGCGTGGAAAAGTATGCCAAGGCCTTCGAGCCACTTAACGAATTCAGTGAGGCCTGCAAGGACGGATGTCAGCCCAACTGTCGTCACAACTTCCAACCGCAACTGGTCGAGGAATACATTCTTGAGACGGAGCGCGAGGCGAGTGAAGGCCGGCGGGCTCTATACCACATAAAGCTGTCCATCTTCCAGCGCCCTTCCGATGCTGAGTATCTTGGCGAGCTGTATGTGGACCGAGATTACCGGGAGGGCGAGCGCAACGGCGAGTCGTGCCGCTTTGCGTTGGGCACTCGGGTGCATGCCAATCGATACATTCAGCAGTTCCGCGAGATCTTCACCGAGGAGGGGCGTAAGGCGGTCAAAATCACGCATTTGATACCCGGGCATGTGCCAATTGTGACTCACACGGGATTGACGAATGAGCAGCGGATCCtcttgcagcagcagcagcagcaacaacagcagcagcagcgtcaAGCtcaaatgcaacagcaacaacagcaacaacagcagcaacagcaggtaGTTGTGGTCGCCAAtccgcaacagcaacagcaacagcaaccgcagcaacaacagcagcagccacaacaagCGACACAGCAGTTATCCGCCACAGTGCATCATGTGGCACTGCCGCGACAACAAATAACTCAAAAGACTCTCAATTTGGCTGGAAGTAATGTAATCAATGTACAGCAAAACTTCCGACCGCAAtcaacgcagcagcagcaacagcaaacataCACAATTGAGGCACCGCAGCAGCAAGCTGCAGCGCAGATTGTcccgcaacaacaacaacagcagcagcaacaacacatTCATCTTCAGCAGTTGGCCACCGGCAGCAGCAATTCCTCCACAACAACGCACCAAGTTAGCCTCAGCAATGGTTCCCTGGTCCttgtgcaacagcagcagcctcAGCAGCAGTCGCAACAGCTGGCCCAGGCCCTGCAACACTCGGGCATAACCATCCAGCCCGCCACCattcagcagcaacagcagcagcaggtgaaGGGCACTTCCGTGGTGGGGGCCAATTCCGCATTGCGTGCCCAGCTCAACTCAAATGTGCCAATTCTG CAAACGCAGCTgaaagtgcagcagcaacagattatgcagaagcaacagcaacaacagacaACTGCCACtagtaacaacaacaacaacaataataacaataacaatatgAACAACAATACGGCCATACATCCGAATCCTGCAATAAACGCCATAGTCAACAGCATCATGAACTCTGCCAACCAgtaccagcagcaacagcagcagcagcaacaacagcagcatcaccaGCAAT CGGGGAACACgccaagcaacaacaatgctgCAGGTTCCGGcggcagcaccaacaacaacggAAGCAGCACCAGTGCCACCACACTCAAGAACTCCAGCAACGCATCAATTTTGAACCTGCTCAACAGTGCTCCAGCTGCCATGACCAGCACACCCGTGGCCAGTGGAACGTTCACGACCTCCACCGGCCAGCAGCAACCGCAAACGCTGACGCTTGtgcagcaccaacaacaggCGACTCCGAACACCGCGGATGCGGCCACTGCTACCTATGTGCAGACCACCCGTGGAACACCCACGCTGGTGAGTACGCAGCGGAAACAGCAGTCCAGTGAAGTGTTGCAAAATCTGTTGAACGCCAATCGAAAGATTGGTGGTGGAGGCACCACCACGACAACTTTTCGAACAAACTCCGCGGGCAATTTGATAGCGGTCAACCTTAACCAAGCCGGGCAGTCGCACCTCCAACAGGCAGGCGACGGCAGTCAGACGGTGAGAGTGTCCATGTCGGCGCTCGCCTCGCAGTTGGCCTCTCCGCCCGCAGTCATGACAAACCCCACCACCAGCTACACAGTGATCTCGTCGGGCAACAGTGCcgcggcagctgcagcatgGATTCAGAGCCCAACGGTCCCAGTGCAGCAGCGCATACTGAGCTCCCTGAGAAGAGACAGCACCACAGCGCCGCCCAACGCAATTGTGGTGGGCATGGCGGCTCCATCTCCAGGTAGCGATTCGAACGCGTCCAATGCCAGCGGCTTTGCCGTGCCAAACAATCTGGCGTCCACATCAagtggtggcggtggtggtggagccCTGTCCGCCTTGCTGACCAACGCAGCTACACCCTCGCCATCGGGCTCGGATCACTCGCAGTCGTCGCAGACGCACCAAAACCAAGCTCTGCTGGAGCGCCTAAGCAATGTCACATCAAACGTATCCGCCGTTTCCATGCCACACATGTCGCCGCAACATCCGCAGCCAACGCAGCAGTTCATCACAAAAACCATCGTTCACTCGCCCGCCACATCTTCGATACACTCGCCCATGTCTAGTCCGCATCCGCAGCCCTCTGCctcgccgcagcagcaacaacagcagcagcagcaacagaccACCGCCACCCTGAACCTGCAGGGCATCAATCTGTCTCAGCTGCAGGGCGCCATGGCTAACTTTGCCGGCCTGCAGAATGTCCAGGTGCAAATACCCGGCTTCACACAGCCGATCTCGCTGCAGTTCTCCGGCAACAgtttgcagcagcagcagtcgggGACTACGGCTACGGGTGCGGGCACGGCGCAGGGCCAACAGCGAAGTGTCCTGGTCTCGGTTCCAGTCTCcagccagcaacagcaactgccaCACACCATAACGCTGCAGACTCAGTCGGCgccgcaccaccagcagcagcatcagcagactcagcagcagcatgccCCACCCACGGGCACCATTGTGAGCCTGCCCTCGTCGGGACCTGGCACTCAGACGGTGGTCATCACAAACAATGCCGGCGGAGCAGTGGCGGCGGGCAGCAGCACCAGTGGCAGTGCGGGCGGCGGTGGAGGATCAGGGGCCACCACGGCCATGCTGACGCTTCCCATTG CTCAAATAGTCGGTGCCGGTGTACAGAAACTAAATCCTCAAACAATACGTACCTCAAATGTTGGTGGTGGTATAGGTATCGCCCAGCAAACGGTCCAGCAGCAGACGATCCAGTCGCAGTCGGGCGGCAACAGCACCGCGGCCATCCAGCTGCTGGGCACCATACAGCCGCGTGCCCGCAACGTCCAGGTGGTGGGCACCAAGCAATTGGCCAACAGGCAGCTCATCACCACCCAGCGGCAGATAGGTGGCTCCACGCTCAAGATCGCCACCACACCCGTAAACG CTGCCAATGTGGTGACCAGCAGCGCCAACCTAACCACCACTCCGATTGTGATGTCCGCGCAGAAGCTGCAGCTGAAGACGGTGAAGGCGCccgtgcagcagcagcaacagcctcagcagcaacagcagctgcagcaacaacaccgaATACTCAACCAGCAGAGCACCGCCACGGTGTCGTCGCAAACACTGCCCAGTCCCAACCAAGTGCAGGTggcccaacagcagcagcagcagcagctgcagcacatTCAGATCGCCGGTAGGGCCACCACCGCCTCGGGAGCCATCAGTCAACGGACACTAACGGCTCTGGCGGCggccaagcagcagcaacagcagcagcaggctgCAGTCAATCGACGGCGCTCCACCACCGATGCGACCAAGTAA